One region of Miscanthus floridulus cultivar M001 chromosome 19, ASM1932011v1, whole genome shotgun sequence genomic DNA includes:
- the LOC136526568 gene encoding uncharacterized protein, which produces MTLEEAYNLHQNAQAVSLLISSLSQDEFNKVNGVESAKAIWDILKVSFEGDSSVGKGNIELLQGELESALGYNKSAAISATQQHESKNSSQEKKKKVKVDSSSEEESDEEVALVIRNLRRFMKKKSNQKTYGDGKKRFKKRFCYGCGDIGHFIADCPKEKKKGKYNKDDDKKNKNKSRGEAHIGEEWESNDNSGDSSDDDKKKKKKGAANIAIHDSSSSTTLFSNMASSPKFFVDLASSPRLFANLINNEYYTPTCLMAKGEKVHDSPTPSSDEYDSCDENIEKIEESMIRKFGKNVYTKIKTLVKKLEKRDRCLEMQGDIITQERDKNLALEASITEERMKVEKLIVELSLANDTIRRLTKEHSIVNDLVASLKNDKSVAQECLTHMEQKYQNLELNFNTLWASTSTSPMATDDSNVSTSNGCKRCYKIDVNTYATNLVEIEKKDKKIHRLKMILKNGCKCQAKFNKTKYKSSRHPLIKDDIGYNRYDGKANERNIINDVPCVKFNKGIALDELMSKSNNIYIPKITPTSDKASKLKQVEAPKQQAPIPRSYSSDYVYCWGKDGKIVVRYVGAHKRKEIMRSVWVPKTCSAHQARKQVGAKHPVKIVVSTKIPLELLHIDLFGPIAYVSIGGNKYGFVIVDDYSRYTWVFFLVDKSEAQAIFKKFSRRAQNEFDVKIKSVRSDNGMEFKNTNIEEFLDDKGIKHEFWVPYTPQHNGVVKRKNRMLIEAARAMLDEYKTSDIFWAEAVNTACHAINCLYLHKIKEKTTYELLMGNKPKVHYIRVFGSKCFILNKKSKSSKFAPKVDEGFLLGYGTNEHSYCVFNKTIGNVEIAVDVTFDETDSSQKEQVNVEIVGK; this is translated from the exons ATGACTCTGGAAGAAGCTTACAATCTTCATCAAAATGCTCAAGCTGTGTCCTTGCTCATTTCAAGCTTAAGCCAAGATGAGTTTAACAAAGTTAATGGAGTTGAAAGTGCCAAGGCGATTTGGGATATCTTGAAAGTATCCTTTGAAGGAGATAGCAGTGTgggaaaaggcaacattgagctACTTCAAGGTGAATTGGAAAG TGCATTAGGATACAACAAGAGTGCAGCCATAAGTGCTACTCAACAACATGAAAGCAAAAACTCAagccaagagaagaagaagaaagtgaaggttgactcctcaagtgaagaagagtcCGATGAAGAGGTTGCTCTAGTCATTAGAAACCTTAgaagattcatgaagaagaagagcaatcaaaagacctatggtgatggcaAGAAGCGATTCAAGAAAAGATTTTGTTATGGTTGTGGTGACATTGGTCATTTTATTGCCGACTGCccaaaagagaagaagaaaggtaAGTACAATaaggatgatgacaagaagaacaagaataaAAGTAGGGGTGAAGCTCATATTggtgaagaatgggagtcaaatgataatagtggtgactcaagtgatgatgataagaaaaagaagaagaaaggggcTGCAAATATTGCTATTCATGACTCCTCATCATCAACCACACTCTTCTCCAACATGGCTTCATCACCAAAGTTCTTCGTCGACCTAGCTTCGTCACCAAGGCTCTTCGCCAACCTCATCAACAACGAATACTAtaccccaacttgtctcatggcaaagggggagaaggtacatgacTCACCCACTCCTTCTAGTGACGaatatgatagttgtgatgagaacatagaaaaaaTTGAGGAAAGCATGATAAGAAAGTTTGGTAAAAACGTCTACACCAAAATAAAGACACTAgtaaagaaattagagaagagggatagatgcctagagatgcaaggagatataatcactcaagagagggataagaaccttgcacttgaagcatctattacCGAGGAAagaatgaaggttgagaagttaatcgtagaattgtctttagccaatgacacTATTAGGAGATTGACTAAAGAACATTCCATTGTTAATGATCTAgtagctagccttaagaatgacAAAAGTGTAGCTCAAGAATGCCTTACACACATGGAACAAAAgtaccaaaatcttgagctaaacttcaacactctttgggctagcacttcaacttctcctatgGCAACCGatgactctaatgtctccactagcaatggttgtaaaagatgttataaaattgatgtaaatacatatgcaactaaccttgttgagatagagaagaaagacaagaagattcataggttgaagatgatcttgaagaatggtTGCAAATGTCAAGCTAAATTCAACAAGACAAAAtataagtcatcaaggcacccattaATCAAGGATgacattggctacaataggtatgatggaaaggccaatgaaAGGAACATAATCAATGATGTGCCTTGTGTAAAGTTCAACAAAGgtattgctcttgatgagctcatGAGCAAGTCAAACAACATCTATATTCCCAAGATTACACCCACAAGTGACAAGGCAAGCAAGTTGAAGCAAGTGGAGGCCCCCAAGCAACAAGCACCCATTCCAAGGAGCTATTCTAGTGATTATGTTtattgttggggcaaggatggcaagatagTTGTGAGATATGTTGGTGCCCACAAGAGGAAGgagattatgaggagtgtttgggtgccaaa aacTTGCAGTGCACACCAGGCCAGAAAGCAAGTAGGAGCAAAACATCCCGTCAAGATTGTTGTGTCAACAAAAAtaccattggagttgcttcacatcgACCTATTTGGACCCATTGCTTATGTGAGCATTGGCGggaacaaatatggttttgtgattgttgatgactactctagatacacttgggtattcttcttGGTAGATAAAAGTGAAGCACAAGCCATCTTTAAGAAGTTTtcaagaagagcccaaaatgagtttgatgtcaagatcaagagcgttagaagcgacaatggaatggagttcaagaacaccaacattgaagagtttctcgATGATAAagggatcaagcatgagttttgGGTTCCTTACACTCCtcagcacaatggtgttgtgaaaAGAAAGAACCGAATGCTCATAGAAGCCgctagagcaatgttggatgaatacaagactTCAGATATCTTTTGGGCAGAAGCAgtcaacacggcatgtcatgctATCAACTGCTTATATCTTCATAAGATCAAAGAAAAGACCACCTATGAACTCCTAAtgggtaacaaaccaaaggtgcaTTACATTAGAGTTTTTGGGagtaagtgtttcatacttaacaagaaatccaaaagctcaaagtttgcaccaaaggttgacgaaggtttcctacttggttatggtactaacgaacatagCTActgtgttttcaacaaaaccatCGGTAATGTTGAAATAGCGGTAgatgtgacttttgatgaaaccgacagctctcaaaaggagcaagtcaatgttgagattgtaggtaaaTAA